The Gordonia mangrovi genome includes the window TCACCGCGGCCCTGCATCCGCACGTCGGCACGATGATCGAGAAGCGTGACGAGGTGTACCGGGTACTGGAGAACACCACCATCGGGCTCTGTCTCGACACCGGACACCTGCTGATCGGCGGAACCGACCCGCTGAAGATGACGCAGGCCTACACCGACCGCATCACCCACGCCCACCTCAAAGACGTGCGGATCGATCTGGCCGAGAAGGTGCAGCGAGGCGAGATGACCTACACCGACGCGGTGGCGCAGGGGATGTATGTGCCACTCGGCGCCGGCCAGGCGAAGGTCGGCGAGGTCGTCGCGACGTTGGTCGACGCCGGATTCCACGGTTGGTTCGTGCTCGAACAGGACACCATCTTGACCTCCGAGGCCGACGGTGATGCCGCCGCGGGCAATGTCGCGGTGTCGATGTCGTTCCTGCGCAGGGCTGCTGCGCGTCCGGTGCAGGTGTGACCGAGGTGTCGGAGGTGACCGGGGTGTCGGAGGTGACCGGGGTGACCGAACCGTTGCGGATCGGACTGCTCGGCGCGTCGCGGATCGCCGAGTCGGCCATCGTCGGGCCCGCGCGGACGTTGGGACA containing:
- a CDS encoding sugar phosphate isomerase/epimerase family protein is translated as MTTTDLRIAAAPISWGVCEVPGWGYQLSPERVLGEMRALGVTAAETGPEGFLPSAPAQLRDTLAAYDLRCVGSFVPVVLHQAGHDPAPAVNEVLDRLETSGGDVLVLAAATGVDGYDDRPDLTDAQWDTLLANLDRLDELASSRGVTAALHPHVGTMIEKRDEVYRVLENTTIGLCLDTGHLLIGGTDPLKMTQAYTDRITHAHLKDVRIDLAEKVQRGEMTYTDAVAQGMYVPLGAGQAKVGEVVATLVDAGFHGWFVLEQDTILTSEADGDAAAGNVAVSMSFLRRAAARPVQV